Proteins encoded by one window of Portunus trituberculatus isolate SZX2019 chromosome 27, ASM1759143v1, whole genome shotgun sequence:
- the LOC123509383 gene encoding uncharacterized protein LOC123509383 isoform X1, which translates to MPLVSYKLKASPKELYLGLEGTAGRLAFECCGGSVKARLKVPLRLYEWQPLCLVLHLLARNLTFVYDTLIEQVGLEVDISKLGWRRLEVEGGGEMTVGQSANTLEGQFDLSQSLHAELADLRLYDIALTTAQIESFTGCFKDELLLQTPVLMSLEQRSFEMRGPTEEIEVSVAEVCGKSKTSFAMLFPRKKNFKDAVYWCEKFRGQVALPTSGPENQDIFNRFVRFSKSCQDMWQGLYWVGARGDLATEQWLTLGDRQPLTWHNLSLASSSVTEHYQCILAGGALHPYEWYHAPCSVSTCSVCNFTAYPLIHMRGLCRSSLFDRSMYIHEYLNDQPMFDGAVHSRVAWVDDAWVIESRLYPNLRARILEKVDYPLGLHKWEVEGDKCRHKKVELLLTACRKNEFTCNDGTCIDSWRRCDLSTDCPDDSDELTCEVVKTAEGYNPSLPPPRQSSLPTALYLFINITSIRKFDVQSFTLAVDTIITLRWNESRVTFLNLQQDYRRNKIKDQFKIWTPKLVVIDGTNSWVQGSTSDGSDLYVERLTQPEDDDDSYHHEEDAYKGSHNSLVYQMHKSLYFRCDLDLQWYPFDSQRCRLYFTVQDLTDSSGRLVKDGLGLEFSGTRQLLEYNLVDEALGDVTVNEVTSMKLNLKFINLYKYYAMNAFLPSLMMVVISYSTLFFHIDDFEDRIMVSLTSQLVLAAFFSQGSLTIPKTSYLKLIDVWYVSLISQVFIIIISLVFIENLRLHSLKAPMGITTVHVAPADSLKQPLDYKTSFGADKANKMNTFFIIFYPTIFFSFIIYFTVSCVNGLRS; encoded by the exons ATGCCCCTCGTCAGCTACAAGCTGAAGGCCTCGCCAAAGGAGCTGTACCTGG GGCTGGAGGGCACGGCGGGTCGGCTAGCGTTTGAGTGTTGCGGCGGCAGCGTCAAGGCACGCCTCAAGGTGCCGCTCAGACTCTATGAGTGGCAGCCGTTGTGTCTCGTCCTGCATCTCCTCGCACGTAACCTTACATTCGTCTACGATACGCTA ATCGAACAGGTGGGCTTGGAGGTGGACATATCCAAACTCGGGTGGCGTCGCTTGGAAGTGGAAGGCGGCGGGGAGATGACAGTAGGGCAGAGCGCGAACACTCTGGAAGGGCAATTTGATCTCTCACAAAGTCTTCACGCTGAGTTGGCTGACCTGCGCCTCTATGATATTGCTCTCACCACCGCGCAAATCGAGAGCTTCACTGGCTGCTTCAAGGACGAGCTGCTGCTTCAGACACCCGTGCTGATGAGCCTCGAGCAAAGGAGCTTCGAGATGCGAGGACCTACGGAGGAAATAGAGGTGTCGGTAGCCGAGGTGTGTGGCAAAAGCAAGACAAGCTTCGCTATGCTGTTCCCGAGGAAGAAGAATTTTAAGGACGCTGTATACTGGTGCGAAAAGTTCAGAGGACAAGTTGCCCTGCCCACCAGCGGCCCCGAAAACCAGGACATTTTCAACAG GTTTGTGCGGTTCAGCAAGTCCTGCCAGGACATGTGGCAGGGGCTGTACTGGGTGGGCGCCCGCGGAGATCTGGCCACCGAGCAGTGGTTAACTCTTGGAGACAGGCAGCCCCTCACCTGGCACAACCTGTCCCTGGCCTCAAGTAGTGTCACCGAGCACTACCAGTGTATCCTGGCAGGCGGCGCTCTCCATCCTTACGAGTGGTACCACGCACCTTGTTCCGTCAGCACCTGCTCTGTGTGCAACTTCACTGCCTATCCACTTATACATATGCGGGGACTGTGCAGGTCTTCTCTGTTTGACCGATCCATGTATATTCATGAATATCTAAACGACCAGCCCATGTTTGATGGTGCTGTGCACAGCCGTGTGGCGTGGGTTGACGACGCTTGGGTGATCGAGAGCCGCCTCTACCCTAACCTGCGGGCACGCATCCTGGAGAAGGTGGACTATCCTCTGGGGCTGCACAAGTGGGAAGTGGAGGGTGACAAGTGCCGCCACAAAAAG GTCGAACTTCTGCTGACGGCGTGCAGGAAGAACGAGTTCACGTGCAACGACGGCACCTGCATCGACTCGTGGCGGCGATGTGACCTCTCCACAGATTGTCCAGACGACTCAGACGAGTTGACCTGTGAGGTTGTAAAGACCGCAGAGGGCTACAACCCTTCGCTACCACCGCCGCGCCAGTCCTCCCTCCCCACCGCGCTCTATCTCTTTATTAACATCACCTCCATCCGCAAGTTTGATGTGCAGTCTTTTACCCTTGCGGTGGATACCATCATCACCCTACGCTGGAACGAGTCACGCGTCACCTTTCTCAACCTGCAACAGGATTACCGCCGCAACAAAATCAAGGACCAGTTTAAGATATGGACGCCCAAGCTCGTGGTGATCGATGGCACCAACAGCTGGGTACAGGGCAGCACCAGCGACGGCAGCGACCTCTATGTAGAGCGACTAACCCAGCCTGAAGACGACGACGACTCCTATCACCATGAAG AGGACGCCTACAAAGGGTCACACAACAGCCTGGTGTACCAGATGCACAAGTCTCTCTATTTCCGGTGTGATTTGGATCTGCAATGGTACCCGTTCGACAGCCAAAGGTGCCGCCTTTACTTCACCGTACAGGATCTCACCGACTCCTCAGGCAGGCTGGTCAAG GATGGACTGGGTCTGGAGTTCTCTGGAACACGGCAACTGCTAGAATACAACTTAGTGGACGAGGCACTTGGGGATGTAACGGTAAACGAGGTCACCAGCATGAAG CTAAACCTCAAGTTCATTAATCTATACAAGTACTACGCCATGAACGCCTTCTTGCCCAGCCTCATGATGGTGGTCATCTCTTACTCAACGCTCTTCTTCCATATTGACGACTTTGAG GACAGAATTATGGTATCACTGACATCGCAACTGGTGCTGGCTGCTTTCTTCAGCCAGGGTAGCCTCACCATCCCCAAGACCTCCTATCTCAAGCTTATTGATGTGTGGTatgtctctctcatctcccaggttttcatcatcatcatttcacttGTCTTCATTGAAAACTTGAGACTGCACAGCTTGAAGGCTCCCATGGGCATCACCACTGTGCATGTGGCTCCAGCAGACTCCCTCAAACAACCCCTAGATTACAAGACCTCTTTTGGGGCAGACAAGGCCAATAAAATGAacactttcttcatcatcttctatcctactatttttttctcatttattataTACTTTACAGTATCATGTGTGAATGGCCTGCGGTCTTAA
- the LOC123509383 gene encoding uncharacterized protein LOC123509383 isoform X2: MPLVSYKLKASPKELYLGLEGTAGRLAFECCGGSVKARLKVPLRLYEWQPLCLVLHLLARNLTFVYDTLIEQVGLEVDISKLGWRRLEVEGGGEMTVGQSANTLEGQFDLSQSLHAELADLRLYDIALTTAQIESFTGCFKDELLLQTPVLMSLEQRSFEMRGPTEEIEVSVAEVCGKSKTSFAMLFPRKKNFKDAVYWCEKFRGQVALPTSGPENQDIFNRFVRFSKSCQDMWQGLYWVGARGDLATEQWLTLGDRQPLTWHNLSLASSSVTEHYQCILAGGALHPYEWYHAPCSVSTCSVCNFTAYPLIHMRGLCRSSLFDRSMYIHEYLNDQPMFDGAVHSRVAWVDDAWVIESRLYPNLRARILEKVDYPLGLHKWEVEGDKCRHKKVELLLTACRKNEFTCNDGTCIDSWRRCDLSTDCPDDSDELTCEVVKTAEGYNPSLPPPRQSSLPTALYLFINITSIRKFDVQSFTLAVDTIITLRWNESRVTFLNLQQDYRRNKIKDQFKIWTPKLVVIDGTNSWVQGSTSDGSDLYVERLTQPEDDDDSYHHEEDAYKGSHNSLVYQMHKSLYFRCDLDLQWYPFDSQRCRLYFTVQDLTDSSGRLVKDGLGLEFSGTRQLLEYNLVDEALGDVTVNEVTSMKGTAE; the protein is encoded by the exons ATGCCCCTCGTCAGCTACAAGCTGAAGGCCTCGCCAAAGGAGCTGTACCTGG GGCTGGAGGGCACGGCGGGTCGGCTAGCGTTTGAGTGTTGCGGCGGCAGCGTCAAGGCACGCCTCAAGGTGCCGCTCAGACTCTATGAGTGGCAGCCGTTGTGTCTCGTCCTGCATCTCCTCGCACGTAACCTTACATTCGTCTACGATACGCTA ATCGAACAGGTGGGCTTGGAGGTGGACATATCCAAACTCGGGTGGCGTCGCTTGGAAGTGGAAGGCGGCGGGGAGATGACAGTAGGGCAGAGCGCGAACACTCTGGAAGGGCAATTTGATCTCTCACAAAGTCTTCACGCTGAGTTGGCTGACCTGCGCCTCTATGATATTGCTCTCACCACCGCGCAAATCGAGAGCTTCACTGGCTGCTTCAAGGACGAGCTGCTGCTTCAGACACCCGTGCTGATGAGCCTCGAGCAAAGGAGCTTCGAGATGCGAGGACCTACGGAGGAAATAGAGGTGTCGGTAGCCGAGGTGTGTGGCAAAAGCAAGACAAGCTTCGCTATGCTGTTCCCGAGGAAGAAGAATTTTAAGGACGCTGTATACTGGTGCGAAAAGTTCAGAGGACAAGTTGCCCTGCCCACCAGCGGCCCCGAAAACCAGGACATTTTCAACAG GTTTGTGCGGTTCAGCAAGTCCTGCCAGGACATGTGGCAGGGGCTGTACTGGGTGGGCGCCCGCGGAGATCTGGCCACCGAGCAGTGGTTAACTCTTGGAGACAGGCAGCCCCTCACCTGGCACAACCTGTCCCTGGCCTCAAGTAGTGTCACCGAGCACTACCAGTGTATCCTGGCAGGCGGCGCTCTCCATCCTTACGAGTGGTACCACGCACCTTGTTCCGTCAGCACCTGCTCTGTGTGCAACTTCACTGCCTATCCACTTATACATATGCGGGGACTGTGCAGGTCTTCTCTGTTTGACCGATCCATGTATATTCATGAATATCTAAACGACCAGCCCATGTTTGATGGTGCTGTGCACAGCCGTGTGGCGTGGGTTGACGACGCTTGGGTGATCGAGAGCCGCCTCTACCCTAACCTGCGGGCACGCATCCTGGAGAAGGTGGACTATCCTCTGGGGCTGCACAAGTGGGAAGTGGAGGGTGACAAGTGCCGCCACAAAAAG GTCGAACTTCTGCTGACGGCGTGCAGGAAGAACGAGTTCACGTGCAACGACGGCACCTGCATCGACTCGTGGCGGCGATGTGACCTCTCCACAGATTGTCCAGACGACTCAGACGAGTTGACCTGTGAGGTTGTAAAGACCGCAGAGGGCTACAACCCTTCGCTACCACCGCCGCGCCAGTCCTCCCTCCCCACCGCGCTCTATCTCTTTATTAACATCACCTCCATCCGCAAGTTTGATGTGCAGTCTTTTACCCTTGCGGTGGATACCATCATCACCCTACGCTGGAACGAGTCACGCGTCACCTTTCTCAACCTGCAACAGGATTACCGCCGCAACAAAATCAAGGACCAGTTTAAGATATGGACGCCCAAGCTCGTGGTGATCGATGGCACCAACAGCTGGGTACAGGGCAGCACCAGCGACGGCAGCGACCTCTATGTAGAGCGACTAACCCAGCCTGAAGACGACGACGACTCCTATCACCATGAAG AGGACGCCTACAAAGGGTCACACAACAGCCTGGTGTACCAGATGCACAAGTCTCTCTATTTCCGGTGTGATTTGGATCTGCAATGGTACCCGTTCGACAGCCAAAGGTGCCGCCTTTACTTCACCGTACAGGATCTCACCGACTCCTCAGGCAGGCTGGTCAAG GATGGACTGGGTCTGGAGTTCTCTGGAACACGGCAACTGCTAGAATACAACTTAGTGGACGAGGCACTTGGGGATGTAACGGTAAACGAGGTCACCAGCATGAAG GGAACGGCTGAATGA
- the LOC123509384 gene encoding striatin-3-like: protein MRLPRMDETSSQNQLAGSGSPAGVANRQNLEEPNQRIQYSIPGILHFIQHEWARFEMERSQWELERAELQAKIAFLNGERKGQENLKNDLVRRIKMLEYALKQERAKYHKLKYGTELVQGDMNPPVEEGGEEVRVDPDAILSTNTNVSWKQSRHLLRQYLQEIGYTDTIIDLRSNRVRSLLGISSGENEENHNSTPAVNGSDTTKRQPDPNRWNVSKKPQSTLEAQIRDAEKAVIDNFAFLRSEGMEMDEDDDEEDAEEEEDVHGLKSPKAVKTLDVDDVDGEPVELDHEFPFLPDVEDNPPGVMGFGPARRGYGGPGGEDDALVEGLGELAQLTVNNEADASYDISTKENFRKTWTAKYTLRSHFDGVRALCFHPQEPTLITASEDATLKLWNLQKTVPAKKSASLDVEPVYTFRGHLGPVLCLAMSGDGEKCYSGGIDGTIRIWNIPSSNIDPYDSYEPSVVAGSLSGHTDAVWGLTFNPQRQHLISCAADSTVRLWSADTRSPLLYTYSVERDGIPTSVDFVYESSNQFVCSFNTANCVIFDLETGKPVMRLDTEPDQGSNSISRQINRVVSHPTLPLTITGHEDRHIRFWDNNSGRLVQSMVAHLDSVTSLAVDPNGLYLLSGSHDCSIRLWQLDSKQCVQEITAHRKKFDESIFDVAFHPSKPFIASAGADALAKVFV from the exons ATGAGACTGCCGAGGATGGACGAGACTTCGAGTCAAAACCAGCTGGCAGGGAGTGGAAGTCCGGCTGGTGTGGCCAATAGACAGAACCTAGAAGAACCCAACCAACGAATACAGTACTCCATTCCGGGGATACTCCACTTTATCCAGCATGAATGGGCCAGATTTGAGATGGAGCGCTCGCAGTGGGAGTTGGAGAGGGCGGAGCTGCAG gcAAAGATTGCCTTCctgaatggagagaggaaggggcaaGAGAACCTCAAAAATGATCTTGTTAGAAGAATAAAGATGCTGGAGTATGCCCTCAAACAGGAAAG GGCCAAGTACCACAAGCTAAAGTATGGTACAGAGCTGGTGCAGGGGGACATGAACCCTCCTGTagaggagggtggggaggaggtacGTGTGGATCCTGATGCCATCCTCTCTACTAACACCAATGTCTCCTGGAAGCAGTCACGGCATCTTCTTAGACA ATACCTTCAGGAGATAGGCTACACGGACACAATCATTGATCTGCGGAGCAACAGAGTGAG GTCTTTGCTTGGCATCAGCAgtggagaaaatgaggagaatcACAACAGCACACCAGCAGTGAATGGTTCAGACACCACCAAGCGCCAGCCAGACCCCAACCGCTGGAATGTCTCAAAAAAA cCTCAGTCAACCTTGGAGGCTCAGATACGAGATGCAGAGAAGGCAGTCATTGACAACTTTGCCTTTCTAAGGTCTGAAG GGATGGAGATGGACGAAGATGACGATGAGGAGGatgctgaagaagaagaggatgttcATGGTCTTAAGAGTCCAAAGGCTGTCAAA ACGCTGGATGTGGATGATGTTGATGGGGAGCCAGTGGAGCTGGACCACGAATTTCCATTCCTACCAGATGTAGAGGACAACCCAC CTGGTGTAATGGGGTTTGGGCCAGCCAGACGGGGATACGGAGGTCCTGGAGGTGAGGATGATGCCCTTGTGGAGGGCCTCGGGGAGCTGGCACAGCTTACTGTCAATAATGAAGCAGATGCTTCATATGAT ATTTCAACCAAAGAAAACTTCAGAAAGACGTGGACAGCCAAATATACCTTACGCTCACACTTTGACGGAGTGAGGGCACTCTGTTTCCACCCCCAGGAACCCACTCTTATCACAGCCTCTGAGGATGCAACGCTCAAACTCTGGAACTTGCAGAAAACTGTGCCAGCCAAGAA GTCTGCCTCCTTGGATGTAGAGCCTGTGTACACCTTTCGGGGCCATCTGGGCCCTGTGCTGTGTCTGGCCATGAGTGGGGACGGAGAGAAGTGCTATTCTGGTGGCATAGATGGAACCATACGCATCTGGAACATCCCATCCTCTAACATAGATCCTTATGATTCTTACG AGCCGAGTGTGGTGGCTGGCAGCTTATCAGGCCACACAGATGCTGTCTGGGGCCTCACCTTTAATCCGCAGCGGCAGCATCTAATCTCCTGTGCTGCCGACTCTACTGTCAGATTGTGGTCTGCTGACACCCGGTCTCCTCTGCTCTACACATATTCTGTTGAGAGAG ATGGCATACCCACCTCAGTTGACTTTGTTTATGAGTCAAGTAACCAGTTTGTCTGCAGTTTCAATACTGCCAATTGTGTCATCTTTGACCTGGAGACTGGCAAGCCTGTGATGAGGTTGGACACAGAACCTGACCAGGGCAGCAACTCCATTAGTCGACAGATAAATAGA GTTGTGTCTCACCCAACGCTGCCACTCACTATCACTGGCCATGAGGATCGCCACATCCGCTTCTGGGACAACAACAGTGGCCGGCTGGTGCAGTCCATGGTGGCCCACTTGGACTCAGTCACTTCACTGGCAGTTGACCCTAATGGGCTCTACCTCCTCTCTGGCA GCCATGACTGCAGTATCCGTTTGTGGCAGCTGGATAGTAAACAGTGTGTACAAGAAATCACAGCCCACAGGAAGAAGTTCGATGAGAGTATATTTGATGTGGCCTTCCACCCTAGCAAGCCCTTCATTGCCAGTGCAGGAGCAGATGCACTGGCCAAAGTGTTTGTCTGA